A segment of the Populus nigra chromosome 12, ddPopNigr1.1, whole genome shotgun sequence genome:
agACTAAGATAATCTAatggaaaacaaatcaaaataaatcatgaatttcaattcttaataagccaaatattgaaggatgtgattagaaaaaagaagtcaaataaaaaaacataaaaaaacaaaccaagtcAATTTATCAAATCCATGACCCGGGTACTCTTCAAACCAacataacctcatagaaaaaaaataaaaaaataacataatttaaactgagttaacttgtcaaatccacAACTTTAATcatgaaactaaaataacttcgtaaaaagcaaatcaaaacaattataagAATCCATTTCCATTCACGTTACTTGAGATTCCATTGACATGCAGTCTAGCCTATTTGAATTAGAAGTCCTGCTGTCTGATAAGTGATAGGTATAGCTGATTCAAGTAAcccaatattttcttttgctatGTCTAGCGCCGTAGAGATAAACATAGATGAAAACGTCTCGATTCCGAGAGATCACTTGGAAAATGCAATGATAGATAGTCAGTTACATGAGTGTGTGAAGCAGGACAATACTGAGGCCTTGAAAAGACGTTTCCAGCAACATTTAACAGAGAAGCTAGTGACTCCCTGCGGGAATACACTGCTTCACGTAGCTGTAAGCTATGGAAGTGACAATATTATAGCTTATCTGGTTAAGGAGTTTCCTTCTCTAATCACCATGCGAAACAGCCAGAACGACACGGTCCTTCATCTTGCTGCCAGATCAGAAAGAACGGCTATTCATACAATTAAATCTCTCGTGGAATTGAATCCGAGCTTGATGAGGATGGCAAATGGAAAGCGAAACACTCCTTTGCACGACGCAGTCATCAAGGGTAACGAAGAAGTTGCCAAATTCCTAGTTGCCAGAGATCCAGAAGTGGCCTATTACAGCAACAAGAATGGCAGTTCTCCTTTATATCTGGCTGTTGAGAATGGCAACAAGAACGGGATACTTGATGATCTCTTGGATTTGGGAGCTTCGATTCCTATAACAAGAGAAGATGGTGATGCCCTACCAAAACGAAAGTCCCCTGTTCATGCTGCCATCGAGCAACGTGACATAGGTGATCACAATGTCAATACTCACTAGAAAATGATTTACATACAAACAATTGTTGCAAACCTATCATCCTTATATTCATTTGaaacattttcttttgattttcagtTCTATTGGAGAAAATTGCAAAAGCAAAGCCAGAGCTATTATGTCTCACTGACGAAGAGTTGGGAAATTCACTGCATTATGCATCATCCATATGTTTTCTGGAAGGAGTTCGATTCCTATTAAAGAATTTTCTCAATggtgcttataaaaaaaacagggaaGGCAACTATCCTATCCATGTTGCATGCAAAAATGAATCTGTTGATTTAGTGAAGgaatttcttcatattttccCATATCCTAAAGAATTCCTCAATAAAAAAGGGCAGAATATTCTTCATGTAGCGGCTGAAAATGGACAGGGCAATGTGGTAAGGTACATACTCGAAAACGATCAGAAGATCGTAGAACCACTGCTAAATGAGATGGATGAGGATGGGAATACACCTTTGCATTTGGCAGCACGACATGGTCAATCCATGGCTGCATTTGTTCTTGTGCGTGACAAGCGCGTTGAAAATTCAATTGTTAACAACGAAAATTTTACACCATATGATGTTGcgaaaaaacaatctaaaatggCTGAAGACCAATATGACAAAACAGATGAAATGGTATgctatttgatcatcatttatCGAGGCTACAAAAGTacacattttaaaagtattatttatttaatattttggtttctGGGCTTCCTCTTTGTTGCCAGCTTGCTAAGGAACGAGAGCAGTTTGATTCAAAGAACAGTATTCCTGCGGACGAGATCCAGGTATGAGAGTTCTGTTGAAAAACAATGTTGTTACATTTTAAGTAGACAAGGATTCCATTTCACTAAAGGATAtcatattttacataaaaaaggaTGATGTCATGAAAAAATGGAAACAGAGTATATAACTTAACACTCTTAAAAGCTGACTGAAATTCAGGACTAAAGATATTATATAAAATCGTATCCTTAAAGCTCAATTAGCTGTTAAAGCTTTAGAGTTGAGTGGTTCTTTGATATACTCAATCATCCTTAGTCAGAAGAGCTCATGTCATGTAATTTGTACAATTATCTGCTCTGCATTGCTTCATGATTTCTGTCTTCATTCCTCAGATCGAAGTTAATTCAGAAGATGTGAAGGATGGAAAGAAGAATTCTACAACAGAAAAGTCGACCGCTTCGACTGGTTCTCAACGAAAGGTACAAGTTTACATTGACTACACAAAATTGAGGTTAATTATCACTTCTAAGCTCAAAGAACTACTTTCCAAACATGGGCTGATCATCAGTTTCAGTGGCTTATATTGTTGGCTAGCCATAGcacaaaaggaaagaaggaaagaaggaaaaaagaggtAGCTCTATtcattaacttaaaattatgtttttttacagGACAAAGCAGTTGATTCAAAACGCTACAAGCTGCTTGATTATTATGGAACGGTAATATTACATATCTTCtttcctatattttttcttgtcatcCCTATTCTTTTGAACATCTACTTGAAGGCCGATTAATTTAGATTCTAtacaattattttcaaaattcagAAATCATTCCAGAATCGTgcttgttcttaaaaaaaaaaaaaaaaaggatttcaaGGCCAACGCTTTTGCATGCGACTGAGGAAGTGCCAGAAACTCATTATTATGAAGTTTGTTTCCCCTTGCTATGCAGATGACAACATTATCTATCTTATACTTCCATGCCCGCCCTAAGAAATCCCTATATGAGCGTTTCACTAGTACTCAAGGCAAGCCGCCAAGGAAACAGGAAACAAAGATCAGGATACAGAATCTTCTTGTTGTAGCGGTGCTTGTTGCTGGTGTAACCTTCGCGGGTGCTATACAGATGCCACAACTAAGGGATAAAAATAACAGCACTGTATTTAACACCACTACTACTGCCTCCCGGAACAGCACTGAATTTAACAGCATTACTAACAGCACTGCCTCGGACAGTCCTCCTGTTTCATCTCTTTTCGATGGTTATTTATGTCTTGATGTGTGGGCTTTAAATACCTCTGTGTTGGCAGCTATAATCCTTCTTTGGACAAACTTGAATGATAAGTTTGCACCATTTGCACTTTGGTTTTCAACGTTAATGGTGGGTGGGTCTATTTACATGATGTGCTTGTCATTCTTTTTTGCTGTGACCATAGCATTATGGGGTGGATCCAATTATGGGGTGTTCGCAATCATCATTATAGTGGTGGGGATCGTGTTTTTCCTTGCTCAAACATTGCTTTATATTCAATGGATTCTTCCGCCATCCGTCAACCAAATTATTGAAGGAAAGCTCTCGCATTATGTCTACTACATCTCGTTTTTCATGCTTGTCTACAATTGGAGGTGCCTGACTTGTAGTCTTCCTCATCTTCATAAACTTCGTGATCTCTGGACAAAGCCCAAGTAACTATCCAGGTTGATCTTCATCAACAGATGTCATGATTTTGTGGGATcgccttttttaaaaaaaaagtttgggatGAAAAAGCATCTTGGAATATTGTGTGTCTAGATGTTGTAATACTAATTTGAACATGTAATATCTTTTGAGTTTCCAGTTGAAATAATGAATTGAATGTGTTCTATCAATATGTTAtcataaatgaataaattttaagagaaaatttaaaatgactCCATTAaagcaaatttaatttatttattttttaatgatatgcTATATAAGttcttatattaaaagaaaaaaaatgaaaaacaaatagtcAAACTGTAATGCGAAGATCGCGTTCATATTTTGAATGGAATTATGTATTAACTTATTAGTTAGCCAACCTTATACAATAGTGATTAAGCCTATTAATATTTCCTTGATATATACATCCTATAATATGCTCCCTCAAGATAAAAGTGAAGAATCGACTTGAAGATTAAACCGAAAAGCAGTCAAAGAAGTAGTAGGAAGTGACTTAgtaaaaacatttacaagttgATCCTGAGAAGAGATAAAATGAATCTGAATTTCCTTCTTCGCAACCCTATCAcgtacaaaatgataatcaacctTAACATGTTTAGTACGAGCATGAAATATAGGATTCGTAGGCAAATAAGTAGCACCGAGATTATCAGATCAAAGTGTAGGAGAAGAACTAGGACTAATCTGCAGATCTGACAATAAATACTGAAGCCATATAACATCAGCAATGCTATCTGCTAAGGCTTAATACTTGGCCTTGGTAGAAGAACAAGCAATCATGCGTTGCTTACTTGATTTCTATGAAATCAGTATATGACCAATAAAGACAAGGTAACCACCTATAGACTTGCGATCATCAATACTACCAACCCAGTTTGCATCCGTAAAATCATGCAAAGCAATGGAGTAACTATGAGTGCTATGTAAGCCATGAGAAACCATACCCTGAAGATAACGCAGAATGTGTTTAACGACAACCCAATGGGAATCTATAGGAGCATCCATAAACTAATAGACTTTGTTAACAGTAAACAAATGTTTAGTCTCGTAAAAGTGAGATATTGAAGAGCAATCGAGTATCATTGTAACTTTAAAGGTAGAAATAGGAGTATCAATAGGTTTGAATGATGTCATACCAGCTCGAGTAAGTATGTCAAGAATATACTTATTCTATCGTAGCATAAACCCATACTAGTGGATTGAACCTTATttcccaaaaaataatgaagagctCCTAAGTCTTGAAACTTAAACTTTAAAATCAGTAACTATATTAGTTTTTGAAGCAGAACGAAGTTGCTGCCCATAAGCAAGATATCATCGACATAAACTAGAAGGTAAAAGAGATCAACATCATCaaacaagataaataatgaagtgTCAAACTTTGAAGCATGGAAGCCAAAAGAGAACAGATAATCACTCAGTTGAGTGTACCATACCCGCAGAGCttgtttcaaaccatataaAGACTTATGTAACCGGTACACATAAGAAGAAagagtaaaatcaacaaaacctaGAGGTTTTTACATGTAGACCTCTTGAAAAGTACTCCATTGAGAAAGACATTATATGTATTGAGTTGATGAATCATCCAACCATGTGAAACCACAATGGAGAAAACCAACCTGACAGTCACTTGCTTAATGACAAGACTAAAGGTCTTAGAATAATCAATACCTTTTTGTTTAGTAAAGTCTCTAGCAACTAATCGAGCTTTATAACGCTCAATATTGTCATCTGCATGATACTTTATCTTGTATATCCAACGACTGCCAACAATAttcattgaaggatgaaaaggaACCAATGACCAAGTGTTGTTAGAACATAACACCTGAATTTCATCCTTTATAGCACCATGCCAAGTCTCATACTTGTCAgcatcaaaaaaatctaattggTTTACAAGTAGGAGGAGAGAGTACCCGAGAGAGAGGGTTGGCAGACATAGCAGCAAATGTTGTCAAATGGGCTGTTTTTGGCAGCCATGAACAAAGTACCATAGGATGTTAATGAACTGCAGGACGAGAGGGAGGAGAACCTGAAACTGTATACTGCTAGAAAGGATAAGAGGAGAGGTCAACAACCAAGTTCAAATATGCTGGAGAATCAGACCGATTTGTATGTCTGTCGGTAACAAAACCTAGTGAGATGACAACATATCCACAAGAATCTACAATAGCAGACCTGGAAAGTTGTAgctttaaaaaaggaaaacatgtaCCTGGAGAATGATCATTAGATAAACAAATAGATGGAGACATAAAGTCACGGTTGAGGTGTCATTGGATGGTGTCAAAAACAGTTGAGAGGGTGGTTGTTTGGTGGTCCGGAGGCATACTGGGGGAGAAAATTGGTGAAGCAAACTAGTTTGGCTAGAAGGTAGTAGGTATAGGATAGGAGGAGGTGTTTTGTGGTTGTACTATTTGTTCAGATTTCACAAATGGAAACGCAccttcataaaaacaaacattacgCGAGACATAAACACGTTGAAATGCTAAATCAAGACAATGATAACCAAGATGAGAGGTGTAACATCCCCATTTCTAGGACCAACACATCAAtcataaaaagggaaaaacatgatgaattttttttttgctgagtTCATACAAGGTTCACTAAAATTTCAGCAGAGTTTTCCCTATGCcaggaggtcccaagttatcgacaaacaACTTGTACACATCTATTATTCATTATTCAATCACATCCCAAACATTCTAAGTCTCAAACATCATAATATTCAAAGCTACAACCACAATATCCCAAACATCCACATTTTAAAGTTGGACATAGATTAATActtagataataaaaacaacatacattaagattacaAGTACATAGTAATATAGCTTACGTTCAGACATTTGATTTAAAGGATGTCATTACAATTCAAGTCATATAGTTCcttgaaatacaaaatacatcaacatttatttagttttaaataacacaaaataGAGGATCTAAGATATTACTCTTGTCATGAATATGATGGATCAGTAACAacataatatttagaaaataattacattaaagGCAATAAtatcgttaaaaaaaaataatcgaacAACACATGTATAGATATTCAATGCTATGTACTATCATAATTCCTTACAATTCCCCATCTAATTTGTAACACCCCGTAATTTAATGCATTCGTAAAAGAAATTTGAGTCttaacttaaagaaaatgggtatttttttttcttccatcgaACTTATCTGAGACTTGCTGAAATTCCCGCTGAAATTTATAAACAATCATCCTGTACAATTATACTCATTTCTCAATCATATTATAATCATGTAGAACCTCAATGACACATCATTCATTGTGCATGCATAACATTTCGCATTTCATTTCTTTCCCATTATCACACATAATTCATAATAATTGGAAGTAAACAAACATTAAGattacaaatacaaaataatatatttttatgtcccGACACTTAACGTAAAAGGAGTACTATTACATATTACACATCttctacttaatttttataacataaaggttttcaaagaaaataaagacaTAAATATTACATTCCAAAATGATAATTCATAAACAGAAGAATCCTACATCTAACGATTTGCATCACCTTACGGTGTATCTGTTTCAACAATAACCATATTAATCAATTTACTCAATATCTTagtcaaatattaattattttactcttaaCCTTTGAAATTTAATACTTCTAACTCCAATCAATTAATTTacataatcttttcaaaaattaaatatccagTTAACTCATTTCGATTACCAAATAATTCTAACACTTTCATATAATTACTCACAAATTTGGTTTTCCTTCCTCAGTTACTAAtaaatccggtaattccatctGAATTACCCATCATCCGGCTaaccccttctttttttttgttagccaatcaatctggtaattccatacgaattactcCATATTCAATTAACCTCTTTATTAACCAATAAACCCGGTACttctcttaattacccaagaaatcCGACTAACTCATTTTGGTTACCAAAATCAATGcggtaattccatatgaattacccaGCATCCGGCTAACCTTTTTTGTTAGCCAAATAACAATCCAGGTAATTTCACATAAATTACCAATAATTTTCATTTGTAATAATCACTCAATTTATTCATTTGcttcattcttttaacatcaattaaagaaacaacATAGTTATTtagggaaaaataataattataaattaaggtGACGAATCACTTACCATGGTTAATGAACTTCTATTCTCACGTCCTAAGCGATACGATATTTGCCTCCATCCTTCACAAGGATTAGttcttcatcaattttatttatttttttcttttatttattccttCAATAATACATAACATAAACACAATTTACCCTTTTTGTTTAACAGTAAAGTATCATCCAACATTCCATTTATAATCTGACAAGTTAGTCATCCTAACAATATTAACACCACACAAGTAAGTTTAACTCAAGTTGCATATTCCGGTCATTAGAAAAAAACTGATGCCACTAGCCCATTACCGGGTAACTAGTTCCTTCGCCCATCTTATTCCacaatttttaatcaatatttgCATCTTCAAGGCCGAATGAATAATCCTATCAAGACGTTAATCCCCATTCCATTAACACTTTTAATTATTCTCTATcagaaatatcattataataCCTCTCCCCCAAAACTTGGAAGGGAATGCCGACACTAATGAATTTTCATTAGTGTCATTAGTCGCCCATATCAGGATATCAAAACCGACTAATCAAGTTTATTGTAAATGCCAAAATCAATGCCACTGATTGATATCATTGACTATTTCTAACCCGATATAGCCaatcagatttttcttttcataatacCTTGGAATTTTTCTGGAAATGTTAATGTCAagattcttgacatcattagctttcactTCAAGAATAGCTAATCAAGTTTCGTGTGATTGCCGATATCGACACCACCGatcgatatcattaactattctcactcgaatagttaatcaagttcagtATCTCTCATTTCCAGGGATGATTATGCCGACATTAGTAAACTtaactaacatcattagcctccacATTCGGAACTGGCTAATCAAGTTTCATGTGATTGCCGATATCGACAGCGCCagccgatatcattaactattctcacccgaatagttaatcaagttcaatatCCCTTATTTTCAGGAATGATTATGCCGATGTTTGTAAgccttactaacatcattagcctccgtATTCGGGACCCGCTAATCAAGTTTGAGGAACGATCATCAACGAAGTCTATTAATGTAATTCATATTCTTAACCCAATCAAGTACTCaaatccattttaatttctcatttatttcaCTTTATACTTTCTCTTTGTAGTTTCACCCATAGATGCAAGGACcaaaaatttaataagttagtAAATTAACGCTACGTAAAAACTGTAGGTATAGAACACCTACCAGCTGCAGAAGCTCGACTCATGCTTCCTTGTTGTTATTGTGCCCCTCCTACAGTCCCTCCTTAAGCTCCTACTATACGAGCTCCTGAGAAGTTGAGTGAATGTTTCTCCT
Coding sequences within it:
- the LOC133669561 gene encoding uncharacterized protein LOC133669561, translated to MSSAVEINIDENVSIPRDHLENAMIDSQLHECVKQDNTEALKRRFQQHLTEKLVTPCGNTLLHVAVSYGSDNIIAYLVKEFPSLITMRNSQNDTVLHLAARSERTAIHTIKSLVELNPSLMRMANGKRNTPLHDAVIKGNEEVAKFLVARDPEVAYYSNKNGSSPLYLAVENGNKNGILDDLLDLGASIPITREDGDALPKRKSPVHAAIEQRDIVLLEKIAKAKPELLCLTDEELGNSLHYASSICFLEGVRFLLKNFLNGAYKKNREGNYPIHVACKNESVDLVKEFLHIFPYPKEFLNKKGQNILHVAAENGQGNVVRYILENDQKIVEPLLNEMDEDGNTPLHLAARHGQSMAAFVLVRDKRVENSIVNNENFTPYDVAKKQSKMAEDQYDKTDEMLAKEREQFDSKNSIPADEIQIEVNSEDVKDGKKNSTTEKSTASTGSQRKDKAVDSKRYKLLDYYGTMTTLSILYFHARPKKSLYERFTSTQGKPPRKQETKIRIQNLLVVAVLVAGVTFAGAIQMPQLRDKNNSTVFNTTTTASRNSTEFNSITNSTASDSPPVSSLFDGYLCLDVWALNTSVLAAIILLWTNLNDKFAPFALWFSTLMVGGSIYMMCLSFFFAVTIALWGGSNYGVFAIIIIVVGIVFFLAQTLLYIQWILPPSVNQIIEGKLSHYVYYISFFMLVYNWRCLTCSLPHLHKLRDLWTKPK